The proteins below come from a single Ictalurus punctatus breed USDA103 chromosome 24, Coco_2.0, whole genome shotgun sequence genomic window:
- the gpr3 gene encoding G protein-coupled receptor 3 — protein sequence MALNDSDVGLEVVFEIDPLLQLSDVRLTPDPMVSAVLSPWDVALCVSGALICGENAIIIVTILSSASLRAPMFLLIGSLAWADFLAGVGLLLYFMSHWCVSSRGLELASVGLLVSAFSASVFSLLGITLDRFLSLHRALTYGSRRAHTHTCCALAMGWTLAGLQGVLPALGWNCLDDRQSCSVVWPLTRVHLATLCGGFLLALALMLQLNAWICQVVLRHSHQIALQRHTLPSARTHTRRRVHTLALILAIFASCWIPFAVYGLLGDGSSPGLYTYATLVPVTGNSLLNPLIYAYRNTHIQRALRQACCCCLPNTFTKNTHTPSDV from the coding sequence ATGGCCCTTAATGACTCTGACGTGGGCTTGGAGGTTGTCTTTGAGATCGACCCCCTCCTGCAGCTCTCCGATGTCCGCCTTACACCTGACCCCATGGTATCAGCGGTGTTGAGTCCATGGgatgtggccctgtgtgtgtcagGTGCCCTGATTTGTGGCGAGAATGCAATCATCATAGTGACCATCCTCTCTTCAGCATCTTTGCGGGCGCCTATGTTCCTGCTCATCGGTAGCTTAGCTTGGGCAGACTTCCTGGCAGGAGTTGGACTGCTGCTGTACTTTATGTCTCACTGGTGTGTGTCCTCGAGGGGACTGGAGCTGGCTAGTGTGGGCCTGCTGGTAAGCGCATTCAGTGCGTCTGTTTTCTCCTTGCTGGGCATTACACTAGACAGATTCCTGTCTCTCCACCGAGCCCTGACGTACGGCTCACgccgcgcgcacacacacacttgctgtgCTCTGGCTATGGGGTGGACTCTGGCGGGGCTGCAGGGGGTTCTTCCTGCTTTAGGCTGGAACTGTCTGGACGATAGACAGTCATGCAGCGTAGTGTGGCCGCTGACTCGAGTGCATTTGGCTACACTGTGTGGAGGCTTTCTGCTGGCCCTGGCTCTGATGCTGCAGCTCAATGCCTGGATCTGCCAAGTTGTCCTGCGCCACTCACATCAGATTGCCctacagagacacacactgccctctgcacgcacacacacacgccgacgTGTGCACACTCTCGCCCTCATCCTTGCCATCTTCGCCAGCTGTTGGATTCCCTTTGCCGTGTATGGGCTCCTCGGAGATGGATCATCACCTGGTCTATACACATATGCCACTCTGGTGCCAGTCACAGGAAACTCTCTGCTCAACCCTTTGATTTATGCCTACAGAAACACCCACATACAGCGTGCACTGAGGCAGGCTTGCTGCTGCTGCCTACCGAACACATTTACcaaaaacacgcacacaccaaGTGATGTGTAA
- the cd164l2 gene encoding CD164 sialomucin-like 2 protein isoform X1: MRCVTVVLCCTVLLMQLIMTSSQTAEDSAISDCSQLDSCDRCTSGDPALNLTRCIWRSCDNDNNTRCISDTEDSGDCAVYNDTNSCPFRESFDDGGPDDSSSGSAPELSQASFDLSSFIGGIILVLSLQAGAFFALRFLKTKDSTYETIDQPQ; encoded by the exons ATGAGGTGCGTCACAGTTGTGCTGTGTTGCACTGTTCTGCTAATGCAGCTGATTATGACCAGCTCACAAACTGCAG AGGATTCAGCCATTAGTGACTGTTCTCAGCTTGATTCATGTGATCGATGCACAAGTGGAGACCCTGCCCTCAATCTGACACGCTGTATTTGGAGAAGCTGTGACAATG ATAATAACACAAGATGCATATCCGACACAGAAGACTCTGGAGACTGCGCCGTGTACAATGACACAAACTCCTGCCCAT ttCGTGAgagttttgatgatggtgggcCAG ATGACTCTTCTTCAGGCTCGGCACCAGAGCTGTCCCAGGCATCATTTGACCTGTCCAGCTTCATAGGTGGGATCATACTTGTGTTGTCACTCCAAGCAGGGGCCTTCTTTGCTCTGCGCTTCCTCAAGACAAAAGACAGCACCTATGAGACCAT TGACCAACCCCAGTGA
- the cd164l2 gene encoding CD164 sialomucin-like 2 protein isoform X2, with the protein MRCVTVVLCCTVLLMQLIMTSSQTAEDSAISDCSQLDSCDRCTSGDPALNLTRCIWRSCDNDNNTRCISDTEDSGDCAVYNDTNSCPYDSSSGSAPELSQASFDLSSFIGGIILVLSLQAGAFFALRFLKTKDSTYETIDQPQ; encoded by the exons ATGAGGTGCGTCACAGTTGTGCTGTGTTGCACTGTTCTGCTAATGCAGCTGATTATGACCAGCTCACAAACTGCAG AGGATTCAGCCATTAGTGACTGTTCTCAGCTTGATTCATGTGATCGATGCACAAGTGGAGACCCTGCCCTCAATCTGACACGCTGTATTTGGAGAAGCTGTGACAATG ATAATAACACAAGATGCATATCCGACACAGAAGACTCTGGAGACTGCGCCGTGTACAATGACACAAACTCCTGCCCAT ATGACTCTTCTTCAGGCTCGGCACCAGAGCTGTCCCAGGCATCATTTGACCTGTCCAGCTTCATAGGTGGGATCATACTTGTGTTGTCACTCCAAGCAGGGGCCTTCTTTGCTCTGCGCTTCCTCAAGACAAAAGACAGCACCTATGAGACCAT TGACCAACCCCAGTGA
- the LOC108256972 gene encoding uncharacterized protein LOC108256972: MASNSGFGFLLSSLEGLEGLDLNTRYQLSHLFADLNLLIDVLRTPAETSTFPPPLRYRLSPATIGVDVSTQTDFPSYVPSEHSSEYPEDDDDMARSDPESNFSQPYTPASPDYSDTLLSPTSSPGHTPYYKPFSPFCYASPTDYTPTSPTYS; this comes from the exons ATGG CTAGTAACAGTGGATTCGGCTTTCTGCTCTCATCCTTAGAAGGCTTGGAGGGTTTAGACCTGAACACCCGCTACCAGCTGTCTCACTTATTCGCAGACTTGAATCTCTTGATCGATGTTCTACGTACCCCAGCCGAGACCTCAACTTTTCCACCACCTTTAAGATACAGGCTCAGTCCAGCTACGATTGGCGTTGATGTTTCAACTCAGACAGATTTTCCCTCCTATGTACCCTCTGAACATTCCTCTGAATACCCTGAGGACGATGATGACATGGCTCGCTCTGATCCTGAATCCAACTTCTCTCAGCCCTATACTCCTGCTAGTCCTGATTATTCCGATACCCTGTTGAGTCCTACTTCTTCTCCGGGGCACACCCCATACTATAAGCCTTTCTCCCCTTTCTGCTATGCTTCTCCAACAGACTATACGCCCACTAGTCCTACTTATTCttaa